From Brassica oleracea var. oleracea cultivar TO1000 chromosome C3, BOL, whole genome shotgun sequence, a single genomic window includes:
- the LOC106330346 gene encoding uncharacterized protein At4g02000-like, with product MADNLQKAINALSLHDEEPVDLPDSPRFHVFDENVTSLLGRLLNPDCQAMDKMIEEMPKTWRVADRVRGIALSLDKFQFIFEREEDLLTVLKDRPWCYNNWTMLLDRWIPSPPANFLTTVDVWIRIRKIPVNHYRLETMEFLASKVGRVLEIAYDPKASQKEDYIRAQVRLEIAHPAIAIKPLNLPKGGRVVIEFEYEKLRKRCFHCQRLTHERPSCPFIVHREQMD from the exons ATGGCTGATAATCTTCAAAAGGCGATCAACGCCTTATCTCTGCATGATGAGGAGCCGGTTGATCTACCTGATAGCCCCAGATTTCATGTTTTTGATGAAAACGTGACTAGCCTTTTAGGTCGACTGCTAAACCCAGACTGCCAAGCTATGGACAAGATGATTGAGGAGATGCCCAAGACTTGGAGGGTTGCTGATAGGGTCCGTGGAATAGCGTTGTCTCTGGATAAGTTTCAATTTATCTTTGAGCGGGAAGAAGATTTGTTAACGGTATTGAAAGATCGTCCATGGTGCTATAATAACTGGACAATGCTTCTCGACCGTTGGATCCCATCTCCACCAGCAAACTTCTTGACCACTGTTGATGTTTGGATCAGAATCCGTAAGATCCCTGTGAACCACTATCGTTTGGAAACAATGGAGTTCCTGGCTTCTAAAGTCGGGAGGGTGCTAGAGATTGCTTACGACCCTAAGGCCTCCCAAAAGGAAGATTACATTCGAGCTCAGGTTAGACTCGAGATTGCGCACCCAGCGATAGCAATTAAACCTTTGAATCTGCCCAAGGGGGGAAGGGTGGTCATTGAATTTGAGTATGAGAAGCTTCGGAAAAGATGTTTTCATTGCCAACGCTTGACTCACGAGAGACCTAGCTGCCCTTTT ATAGTGCACCGGGAGCAGATGGATTAA
- the LOC106329432 gene encoding uncharacterized protein LOC106329432, with the protein MLNKRSRSKQTLMANTNQKQSKPTPFPRLFTAFTSFKSFTENDAVASPTSILDTKPFSVLKNPFGPDSPKIHEPEIRLKLEPKRIGLALVDTLIQEEPGFSRPRSGSILFGSQLRIRVPDYPRSSADFGTKTKNSPIFPPPEETKRLVSGPGLGSARIVTAYFSTSDMELSEDYTCVTCHGPNPRTIHIFDNCIVESPPGVVFFRRSDTVHESDYLPPDSFLSTCCNCKKNLGPRDDIFIYRGDRAFCSSKCRSLEMMSEENDI; encoded by the exons ATGCTGAATAAGAGATCGAGAAGCAAACAAACATTAATGGCGAATACGAACCAGAAACAGAGTAAACCGACGCCGTTTCCGCGGCTATTCACAGCTTTCACCAGCTTCAAAAGCTTCACCGAAAACGACGCCGTCGCCAGCCCAACCTCTATCCTCGACACCAAACCTTTCTCTGTTTTGAAAAACCCTTTCGGACCCGACAGCCCGAAAATCCACGAACCCGAGATCCGGCTCAAGCTCGAACCCAAAAGAATCGGACTCGCCCTTGTCGATACTCTCATCCAAGAAGAACCCGGATTCTCACGACCAAGATCCGGCTCCATTCTATTCGGGTCACAGCTCCGGATCCGGGTCCCGGACTATCCACGATCATCGGCGGATTTCGGGACCAAAACGAAGAATTCCCCGATCTTCCCTCCGCCGGAAGAGACGAAGAGATTGGTTTCCGGGCCGGGTCTCGGGTCGGCCCGAATCGTCACGGCCTATTTCTCGACCAGCGATATGGAACTATCGGAGGACTACACGTGCGTGACGTGTCATGGGCCTAACCCGAGAACGATCCATATATTCGATAACTGTATCGTTGAGAGTCCACCCGGCGTCGTTTTTTTTCGGAGGTCCGACACGGTTCACGAATCGGATTATTTACCACCCGACAGCTTTCTCAGTACCTGCTGTAACTGTAAGAAGAATCTTGGTCCTCGTGATGACATTTTCATATATAG GGGAGACAGAGCTTTCTGTAGCAGCAAATGCAGGTCTCTGGAGATGATGTCGGAGGAAAATGACATTTAG
- the LOC106333312 gene encoding uncharacterized protein LOC106333312 produces the protein MEIESVRCECCGLMEDCTQAYISEVKSNFDNKWLCGLCSEAVREEVSRRKMTTIDEAVRAHMSFCGKFKDNPAVLVADGMRQMLRRRSGDLTSSASKKVGRSNSTKLY, from the coding sequence ATGGAGATAGAATCTGTGAGATGCGAGTGTTGCGGATTGATGGAAGACTGCACACAAGCGTACATTAGTGAAGTCAAATCTAACTTTGACAACAAATGGCTCTGTGGTCTCTGCTCAGAGGCCGTGAGAGAGGAAGTGAGTCGCCGGAAGATGACTACCATTGATGAAGCTGTTAGGGCTCACATGTCCTTTTGTGGGAAGTTTAAAGATAATCCGGCGGTTCTTGTCGCCGACGGTATGAGGCAGATGCTAAGGAGGAGATCCGGCGACTTGACTTCCTCTGCTTCCAAGAAAGTTGGCAGATCTAACTCCACCAAGCTGTACTAG
- the LOC106332108 gene encoding V-type proton ATPase 16 kDa proteolipid subunit-like, giving the protein MGAAYKTAKTGVGMASMGVTRPELVMKSIVLVVMVGVLGIYGFDHSCDHQYWNQPKGKSYYLFDGYDHLSSGLACGLVGLSTGMAIGIIGEAGVRGRALHS; this is encoded by the exons ATGGGAGCAGCGTACAAGACAGCAAAGACCGGGGTTGGTATGGCATCGATGGGTGTGACGAGACCAGAGCTTGTAATGAAGTCAATTGTTCTGGTGGTTATGGTTGGTGTCTTAGGTATTTACGGTTTTGATCATAGCTGTGATCATCAGTATTGGAATCAACCCAAAGGCAAGTCTTACTATCTATTCGATGGCTATGACCATCTCTCTTCCGGTCTCGCTTGTGGTCTCGTCGGTCTCTCCACCGGTATGGCTATCGGAATCATCGGCGAAGCCGGTGTCAG AGGGCGAGCACTTCACAGCTAA